One Archangium violaceum genomic window, CCCGCGGTGTCCCCCTGCTCGAAGCTGAGGCCCCCGGCGAGTGCCCGGTCCGCCTCGCGGATGAGCACGGCGTGTATCCGGGCCGGGAGCCGGGTGCGCCACGGCTCGAGGTGGACGACGCCCGTGCCGCCATAGAAGAACGTGTTGAGCGCCAGCACCTCGTCCAGCTGCTCCGGGTGCTCCAGGGTGGTGCCCAGCGGCAGGCGGGGCGGCGTGTGCTCCAGGGGGAGGCCCATGCCCGGGACGACGTCCTCGAGCTGGTACCCGGCCCGGGCCAGCACGGCCTCCATGGCCACATCTCCCGGTAGGATGGGCACGCGCCAGTCGCGCACGCCTTGTTCGCGGTACCACGCCTCCAGGGGAGCGAGGGCCTCGGCGAGCGCCCGGGCATCCTCGTACAGCACCTGGTGGTGGAAGATGCTGTGCTCGTACCCTGGCAGGGAGAAGGCCCACACTCCGGGTCGCTCCCACATCCGCAACGGACCCGTCCGGGCCTGGAGGAGCCGATAACCCAGGAGATTGGCACGCAGGCGCGCGTTGAGTTCAGCGTCCGTCATGAGCGCCAGGGTAGGCGCTTCCTGGCGCTCGCGGGTGGACAGCCGCCATCAGGAAAATCCCCGATGGGCCTTCCAGGAGGTTAGGGTGCTGGCGCTCGCATGGAGCCCCGCTTCTACGCCTTCGATCCCCGCCCGACGCGCCGAGCCCTCTTCGTGGGCGCGTGCGCGCTCGCCGTCCTCAGTGCCTGGGCGCTGGCGGATGCCCGGGCGGCCGGTAACACCCCCCTGGCCATGGCCCGAGCGGGCGTCACGGGAGGGCTGATGCTCGCCTTCGTCTTCGCCTGGCACCGGCTGCGTCCGCGCCCCGGTTGGGGCATCACCCTGAGCGCCCGGGGTGTTCAATTGGCTCGGCCCTTCACGGGCAGCCAGCTCCAACTGTCCTGGGGGCAGATCGAGTCGGTGCGCCGGCTCGGGGGCAAGGGAGAGCTGCTCGGCATCTTCCTGGACGAGGGCGGCCGGGTGCTCGTGACACGGCATCTCTTCCCCTCGCGGGCGGTGTTCGGCGAGCTGGCGAGCGCCCTGGAAGAAAGGAAGCCCGCCCCGCGTTATGACGCATAGCGTCGCGCCAGGCATTTCGTGAATCTTTTCGCTGCCTTGCGTGTTCTCATCCATCTTGTCCGGGGTGCCTCGAAGTGGTAGGCACAACCGGTTCCCCGCGTAGCGTTTTTCAAGGACTTTTCGCGCATGGAAAACATCCCCGCCACCGGCGCCGCCGCGGCGCCGTCGCCCGTGGATTACGACACCGGAGCCATCACGAAGCTGGAGGGCCTGGAGGCCGTCCGCAAGCGTCCGGGCATGTACATCGGCGACACCATGACGTACGGGCTGCACAAGCTCGTCTACGAGGTGGTGGACAACTCGGTCGACGAGGCCCTCGCGGGCCACTGCACGGACATCGAGGTGGTCATCCACGTGGATGGCTCGCTCTCCGTGCAGGACAACGGCCGAGGCATCCCCGTGGGTCCGCACCCGGACCCCAAGTTCAAGGGCAAGGACACGCTCGAGGTGGTGCTGACGGAGCTGCACGCCGGCAGCAAGTTCGGCAACGGCGCCTACAAGGTGTCCGGCGGCCTGCACGGCGTGGGCGTCACCTGCGTCAACTTCCTGTCCGAGTGGTTCAAGGTCCGCATTCAGCGCAACGGCAAGGTGTACGAGCAGTCGTACGCGCGCGGCGTGTCCAATGGTCCGCCGGCGCTCGTGGGCGAGACGGACAAGCGCGGCACGCTCATCTGGTTCAAGCCGGACACCACCGTCATGGAGACGGTGGACTTCAACTTCGACACGCTCAGCCAGCGCATGCGCGAGCTCGCGTTCCTCAACGCCGGCCTGCGCATCGTCATCCGCGACATGCGCATCGGCAAGGAGCACGACTTCAAGTTCGACGGCGGCATCGTCTCCTTCGTCGAGTACATCAACAAGGCGAAGCAGGCGCTCAACGACAAGCCCATCCACTTCCGCACGGAGAAGGAAGGCGTGTCGCTGGAGATCGCCCTGCAGTGGAACGATGGCTATGACGAGCGCATCTTCACCTTCGCCAACAACATCAACACGCACGAGGGTGGCAGCCACCTGTCCGGCTTCAAGGCGGCGCTCACGCGCACGCTCAACAGCTACGCCGAGAAGAGCGGGCAGTGGAAGGACCTGAAGGAGACGCCCACGGGCGAGGACGCGCGCGAGGGTCTGTCCGCCGTCATCTCCGTGAAGCTCTCCAACCCCCAGTTCGAGGGGCAGACGAAGACGAAGCTGGGCAACAGCGAGGTCAAGGGCCTGGTCGAGCAGATGGTGAATGATCAGCTCGCCACCTTCCTCGAGGAGAACCCGGTCGTCAGCAAGAAGATCGTCGCCAAGATTGGCGATGCCACGCGGGCCCGCATCGCCGCGCGCAAGGCGCGTGAGACGGTGCGGCGCAAGGGCGTGCTGGACGGCGGCTCGCTGCCGGGCAAGCTCGCCGACTGCCAGAGCCGCGATCCCAGCGAGAGCGAGCTCTACATCGTCGAGGGTGACTCCGCAGGTGGCTCGGCCAAGCAGGGCCGCGACCGGCGCAACC contains:
- a CDS encoding GNAT family N-acetyltransferase, producing MTDAELNARLRANLLGYRLLQARTGPLRMWERPGVWAFSLPGYEHSIFHHQVLYEDARALAEALAPLEAWYREQGVRDWRVPILPGDVAMEAVLARAGYQLEDVVPGMGLPLEHTPPRLPLGTTLEHPEQLDEVLALNTFFYGGTGVVHLEPWRTRLPARIHAVLIREADRALAGGLSFEQGDTAGIYLVATHPDAHRRGLGALVMRGLHADAYARGCTVAVLQATPMGHGLYRQLGYRELGAWRNWVRRTG
- the gyrB gene encoding DNA topoisomerase (ATP-hydrolyzing) subunit B, which encodes MENIPATGAAAAPSPVDYDTGAITKLEGLEAVRKRPGMYIGDTMTYGLHKLVYEVVDNSVDEALAGHCTDIEVVIHVDGSLSVQDNGRGIPVGPHPDPKFKGKDTLEVVLTELHAGSKFGNGAYKVSGGLHGVGVTCVNFLSEWFKVRIQRNGKVYEQSYARGVSNGPPALVGETDKRGTLIWFKPDTTVMETVDFNFDTLSQRMRELAFLNAGLRIVIRDMRIGKEHDFKFDGGIVSFVEYINKAKQALNDKPIHFRTEKEGVSLEIALQWNDGYDERIFTFANNINTHEGGSHLSGFKAALTRTLNSYAEKSGQWKDLKETPTGEDAREGLSAVISVKLSNPQFEGQTKTKLGNSEVKGLVEQMVNDQLATFLEENPVVSKKIVAKIGDATRARIAARKARETVRRKGVLDGGSLPGKLADCQSRDPSESELYIVEGDSAGGSAKQGRDRRNQAILPLRGKILNVEKARFEKMLTSAEIVTLITALGTGIGREDYDPEKARYHRIILMTDADVDGSHIRTLLLTFFYRQMPELIQKGYLYIAQPPLYKVTRNKKDMYVKDERALNDYLLRTASEHSRVVIPGGEIGGSELRSLLEKVITYEERLEKLAARRDARVVDALVQACDVNAGSLNDEAVLREQVEKMTAYLKARMPDTLGRFEVSFPEDPEHHTRKLVVKTDINGGLRQTVFDHGFLSSPEYLELVGLRDVFGALGKAPYTVKVGDGDVTALSVQEVLAAVRKDAQKGLGLQRYKGLGEMNPEQLWETTMNPVTRTLLQVRIEDAVESDEIFSLLMGEAVEPRREFIERNALDVQNLDI